In Xanthomonas theicola, a single genomic region encodes these proteins:
- the dgoD gene encoding galactonate dehydratase — protein sequence MKIVRLTTYHAAPRWLFLKVETDEGITGWGEPVIEGRARSVDAAVHELGGHLIGKDPSRINDIWQLLYRSGFYRGGPILMSAIAGIDQALWDIKGKALGVPVYELLGGLVRERMKTYRWVGGDRPADIIAQVRGYRELGFDTFKFNGTEEMKLVDGPRAVDAAVAKVAQIREAFGTSIDFGIDFHGRVAAPMARVLLRELEPFKPLFVEEPVLPELAEYYPRLAASTPIPLAAGERMFSRFDFKPVLQAGGLSLLQPDLSHAGGITECLKIASMADAYDVGLAPHCPLGPVALAACLQVDFVSHNAVLQEQSIGIHYNEGADLLDYVLNKEDFACDDGGSIAALPRPGLGVEIDEERLRRANENPPDWHNPVWRHADGSIAEW from the coding sequence ATGAAGATCGTTCGCCTCACCACCTACCACGCCGCGCCGCGCTGGCTGTTCCTGAAGGTCGAAACCGACGAGGGCATCACCGGCTGGGGCGAACCGGTCATCGAAGGCCGCGCGCGCAGCGTCGACGCCGCGGTGCACGAGCTGGGCGGCCATCTGATCGGCAAGGACCCGTCGCGGATCAACGACATCTGGCAGCTGCTGTACCGCAGCGGCTTCTACCGCGGCGGGCCGATCCTGATGAGCGCCATCGCCGGCATCGATCAGGCGCTGTGGGACATCAAGGGCAAGGCGCTGGGCGTGCCGGTGTACGAACTGCTCGGCGGGCTGGTGCGCGAACGCATGAAGACCTACCGCTGGGTCGGCGGCGACCGCCCTGCCGACATCATCGCGCAGGTGCGGGGCTACCGCGAACTCGGCTTCGACACCTTCAAGTTCAACGGTACCGAGGAGATGAAGCTGGTCGACGGGCCGCGCGCGGTGGACGCGGCGGTGGCCAAGGTCGCGCAGATCCGCGAGGCGTTCGGCACCAGCATCGACTTCGGCATCGATTTCCACGGCCGCGTCGCCGCGCCGATGGCGCGCGTGCTGCTGCGCGAGCTGGAGCCGTTCAAGCCGTTGTTCGTCGAGGAACCGGTGCTGCCGGAACTGGCCGAATACTATCCACGCCTGGCCGCCTCCACGCCGATCCCGCTGGCCGCCGGCGAGCGCATGTTCTCGCGCTTTGACTTCAAGCCGGTGCTGCAGGCCGGCGGCCTGTCGCTGCTGCAGCCGGACCTGTCGCACGCCGGCGGCATCACCGAGTGCCTGAAGATCGCCAGCATGGCCGACGCCTACGACGTCGGCCTGGCACCGCACTGCCCGCTCGGCCCGGTCGCGCTGGCGGCCTGCCTGCAGGTGGATTTCGTCTCGCACAACGCGGTGCTGCAGGAACAGAGCATCGGCATCCACTACAACGAAGGCGCCGACCTGCTCGACTACGTGCTGAACAAGGAAGACTTCGCCTGCGACGATGGCGGCAGCATCGCCGCGCTGCCCAGGCCCGGCCTCGGCGTGGAGATCGACGAGGAGCGCCTGCGCCGTGCCAACGAGAACCCGCCCGACTGGCACAATCCGGTCTGGCGCCATGCCGACGGCAGCATCGCCGAATGGTGA
- a CDS encoding SMP-30/gluconolactonase/LRE family protein, which produces MTAAQPPAHTATLAVDSRCSHGEGLVWCERRQVLFWVDISARRLWRHDPASGASRHWSLPDRPGCVGLFDDGRLLLALAKGVYAADPDAGAADARDLALHKLADLEPERDDTRSNDGRSDRHGNFVFGTMSERDDRAPVGSFYQWSARHGLRRLPLPGVAIPNAICFSADGRTMYYCDSVRPRILCCDYDAASAHTGNSRVFVELDHPDAEPDGAIVDAEGHLWNAQWRAWRVVRYRPDGSVERSVALPVKHPTCPALGGTDGSTLYLSTSRQDHTDAELARTPQAGGLFVAAVGIAGLPEGRIASA; this is translated from the coding sequence ATGACCGCTGCACAGCCACCCGCCCACACCGCCACGCTGGCGGTGGACAGCCGCTGCAGCCACGGCGAAGGCCTGGTGTGGTGCGAACGCCGCCAAGTGCTGTTCTGGGTCGACATCAGTGCGCGCCGGCTGTGGCGCCACGACCCGGCCAGCGGCGCCAGCCGCCACTGGAGCCTGCCCGACCGCCCCGGCTGCGTGGGCCTGTTCGACGACGGCCGCCTGCTGCTGGCCCTGGCCAAGGGCGTGTACGCGGCCGATCCAGACGCCGGCGCCGCCGACGCGCGCGACCTGGCGCTGCACAAGCTGGCCGACCTCGAGCCCGAGCGCGACGACACTCGCAGCAACGATGGCCGCAGCGACCGCCACGGCAACTTCGTGTTCGGCACCATGAGCGAGCGCGACGACCGGGCGCCGGTCGGCAGCTTCTACCAGTGGTCCGCACGCCACGGCCTGCGCCGCCTGCCGCTGCCCGGCGTGGCGATCCCCAATGCGATCTGCTTCAGCGCCGACGGCCGCACCATGTACTACTGCGACTCGGTGCGCCCGCGCATCCTGTGCTGCGACTACGACGCCGCCAGCGCGCACACTGGCAACAGCCGCGTGTTCGTGGAACTGGACCACCCCGACGCCGAGCCCGACGGCGCCATCGTCGACGCCGAAGGCCACCTGTGGAACGCGCAATGGCGCGCCTGGCGAGTGGTGCGCTACCGGCCCGACGGCAGCGTCGAGCGCAGCGTCGCGCTGCCGGTCAAGCATCCCACCTGCCCCGCGCTGGGCGGCACCGACGGCAGCACGCTGTACCTGAGCACGTCGCGGCAGGACCACACCGACGCCGAACTCGCGCGCACCCCGCAGGCCGGCGGCCTGTTCGTCGCTGCGGTCGGCATCGCCGGCCTGCCCGAAGGGCGCATCGCCAGCGCATGA